The following are encoded together in the Arcobacter aquimarinus genome:
- a CDS encoding FAD-binding oxidoreductase, translating into MIDKKHLDYITSIVGLENIKSDKAHLIAFCYDATRTRFEPDAVVFPRHEQDISDILKYCNEHKIIIVPRGAGSGFTGGALPANGGIILSLERHMNKLLEIDMENMVGVVQPGLINMEFQKAVEAVGLFYPPDPASEEYSTLGGNVSENAGGMRAAKYGITKDYVMALRAVLPNGDIIVAGKKTIKDVAGYNTAGILIASEGTLAIITEITLKLIPKPKFKQTYMGVFPSVDTAMTAVFKSLAAGANPVAMEFLDALVIKALRQKFPQISLPEHAGGILVGDVDASSQAEIDSQLQTLKESFAANGSIDFIVAQNEEEGKKLWFARRNASPATMIYGTKKLNEDISVPRSKLPVALDGIYKIGEKYGFQVPCFGHAGDGNIHVNVMVKDKTNPKEMEDGHKAIEEIFQYVVDLGGTLSGEHGIGTSKAPFMHIAFSEAEMNLFRSIKKAFDPNNILNPFKMGL; encoded by the coding sequence ATGATTGATAAAAAACATTTAGATTATATAACTTCTATTGTTGGTCTTGAAAATATAAAAAGTGATAAAGCTCATTTAATAGCTTTTTGTTATGATGCAACAAGAACAAGATTTGAACCAGATGCAGTTGTATTTCCACGACATGAGCAAGATATAAGCGATATTTTAAAGTATTGTAATGAACACAAAATAATAATTGTACCAAGAGGTGCTGGTTCTGGATTTACAGGTGGGGCACTACCAGCAAATGGAGGAATTATTCTTTCATTAGAGCGACATATGAATAAGCTTTTAGAAATTGATATGGAAAATATGGTTGGAGTTGTTCAACCAGGACTTATAAATATGGAGTTCCAAAAAGCAGTTGAAGCTGTTGGATTATTTTATCCGCCAGATCCAGCAAGTGAAGAGTACTCAACACTTGGAGGAAATGTAAGTGAAAATGCAGGTGGAATGAGAGCTGCTAAATATGGAATTACAAAAGATTATGTAATGGCATTAAGAGCTGTTTTACCAAATGGAGATATTATTGTTGCTGGTAAAAAAACAATAAAAGATGTTGCCGGATATAACACTGCTGGTATTTTGATAGCGAGTGAAGGAACATTAGCTATTATTACTGAAATCACTTTAAAATTGATTCCAAAACCAAAGTTTAAACAAACATATATGGGTGTTTTCCCTTCTGTTGATACGGCAATGACTGCTGTATTTAAATCTCTAGCAGCTGGTGCAAATCCTGTTGCTATGGAATTTTTAGATGCACTTGTTATAAAAGCTTTAAGACAAAAATTTCCTCAAATAAGCCTACCAGAACATGCAGGTGGAATTTTAGTAGGAGATGTGGATGCAAGTAGCCAAGCAGAGATTGATTCACAACTTCAAACTTTAAAAGAATCATTTGCTGCAAATGGTTCTATTGATTTTATTGTTGCACAAAATGAAGAAGAAGGTAAAAAATTATGGTTTGCTAGACGTAATGCAAGTCCAGCAACGATGATTTATGGAACTAAAAAATTAAATGAAGATATTTCTGTTCCAAGAAGTAAACTTCCAGTTGCATTGGATGGAATATACAAAATTGGTGAAAAATATGGTTTCCAAGTTCCATGTTTTGGACATGCAGGAGATGGAAATATTCACGTAAATGTAATGGTAAAAGATAAAACAAATCCAAAAGAGATGGAAGATGGACATAAAGCCATTGAAGAAATTTTCCAATATGTTGTTGATTTAGGTGGAACTTTAAGTGGTGAGCATGGAATTGGAACATCTAAAGCTCCATTTATGCATATTGCGTTTAGTGAAGCTGAAATGAACTTATTCAGAAGTATCAAAAAAGCATTTGACCCAAATAATATTTTAAATCCATTTAAAATGGGACTTTAA
- a CDS encoding YihY/virulence factor BrkB family protein: MEEKSILRKLIDGLDSFFNDDTTYYAASLSFFTIFSILPIIALVIAIISNFSEFDNYIDIFTNYIFNLINPTHSTEIVETLKKYISNSNQLGLLGLIYMTFVFIMFFKDYEYIVNKIHKTKRKSIQFSFIFYTLYLIVVALLFVASNIIMSIYNNIFIEIVLSYIFGWLIFFTLFKLSVNRKINNKAAIISSLLTFIVITVTKNLFVYYVIYNKTYATIYGSLATLLFTFFWIYISWIIYLYGIKMCHRLNIQEQLRKDNL, from the coding sequence ATGGAAGAAAAAAGCATCTTAAGAAAGTTAATTGATGGGTTAGATTCATTTTTCAATGATGATACAACTTATTATGCAGCTTCTTTAAGCTTTTTTACCATTTTCTCTATCTTACCAATAATTGCCCTTGTTATTGCAATAATCTCAAATTTTTCTGAATTTGACAACTATATTGATATCTTTACAAACTATATTTTTAACCTTATAAATCCAACTCACTCAACAGAAATAGTTGAAACTTTAAAAAAATATATATCGAACTCCAACCAATTAGGATTATTAGGTTTAATTTATATGACATTTGTTTTTATAATGTTCTTTAAAGATTATGAATACATAGTAAATAAAATTCATAAAACAAAAAGAAAATCTATTCAATTTTCTTTTATCTTTTATACTTTATATTTAATAGTAGTTGCATTACTTTTTGTTGCTTCAAATATAATAATGTCTATTTATAATAATATTTTTATAGAAATAGTTTTATCTTATATCTTTGGATGGTTAATATTTTTTACTCTATTTAAATTAAGCGTAAATAGAAAGATAAACAATAAAGCAGCTATTATTTCCTCTTTGCTAACGTTTATTGTTATTACTGTTACAAAGAATTTATTTGTTTATTATGTAATTTATAATAAAACTTATGCAACCATTTATGGTTCCCTTGCAACTTTATTATTTACTTTTTTTTGGATTTATATCTCATGGATTATTTATTTATATGGAATTAAAATGTGTCATAGATTAAATATTCAAGAACAGTTGAGAAAAGATAATTTATAA
- the istB gene encoding IS21-like element helper ATPase IstB: MELNNEIIELCRELKLSTIENEYHTIATTAAKENWQYTQFLHEMLKIEVENRMDRSKNILTKLAGFPAIKTLEQFDYSFSVGVNRKQIEELATLTFIKRNENIILLGQCGVGKTHLAIALAFKAVQHRYKARFTTISELLSLANNAKKEKKYDSFLKSITNPSILVIDEIGYFNMNKEEANHFFQIISKRYEKGSTILTSNLVFSKWTQVFAGDKIVTTAILDRVLHHSHIINIQGDSYRLKEKKENGIINSDVYKFGAKSSDKMVEKTELV, encoded by the coding sequence ATGGAATTAAATAATGAAATTATCGAATTATGCAGAGAATTAAAACTCTCAACTATTGAAAATGAATACCATACAATAGCAACAACGGCAGCAAAAGAAAATTGGCAATATACTCAATTTTTACATGAAATGCTTAAAATTGAAGTAGAAAATAGGATGGATAGAAGTAAAAATATATTAACAAAATTAGCTGGATTTCCAGCTATAAAAACATTAGAACAATTTGATTATAGTTTCTCTGTCGGAGTTAATAGAAAACAAATTGAAGAATTAGCAACACTTACATTTATAAAAAGAAATGAGAATATTATTCTATTAGGACAATGTGGTGTTGGTAAAACTCATCTTGCAATTGCATTAGCATTTAAAGCTGTACAACATAGATATAAAGCCAGATTTACAACTATATCTGAACTTTTATCTTTAGCAAATAATGCAAAAAAAGAGAAGAAATATGATTCTTTTTTAAAATCAATTACAAATCCGTCAATACTTGTTATTGATGAGATAGGCTATTTTAATATGAATAAAGAAGAAGCTAATCATTTTTTCCAAATTATTTCAAAACGCTATGAAAAAGGTTCAACAATTTTAACATCAAATTTAGTGTTTAGTAAATGGACACAAGTGTTTGCAGGAGATAAAATTGTTACAACAGCGATACTAGATAGAGTATTACATCATTCACATATAATCAATATACAAGGAGATAGTTATAGGTTAAAAGAGAAAAAAGAGAATGGAATTATCAATTCAGATGTTTATAAGTTTGGAGCTAAATCTTCAGATAAAATGGTAGAAAAAACAGAGTTGGTTTAA
- a CDS encoding helix-turn-helix domain-containing protein, protein MLRKGDIKMIKKLLEKGFSKSAIARKLGLSRDTVRRYANAPDDYIPKINRKPVINSVDPYLPYIATMLETARNEGVEIPTTVIYDEIVKLGYDDSLRWLQQVMRKYELRKRTKDDEPLIRFETPAGKQMQVDWVEFPKDNLSAFVATMGYSRASYVEYVDNEKVETLLGCHRR, encoded by the coding sequence GTGTTAAGGAAAGGCGATATAAAAATGATAAAAAAACTTTTAGAAAAAGGCTTTAGTAAAAGTGCCATTGCACGAAAATTAGGTCTTAGTAGAGATACTGTTAGGCGTTATGCAAATGCTCCAGATGATTATATTCCAAAAATAAATCGAAAACCAGTAATAAATAGTGTTGACCCATATTTACCATATATTGCAACTATGCTTGAAACAGCAAGAAATGAAGGAGTTGAAATTCCAACTACTGTAATATATGATGAAATTGTAAAACTAGGATACGATGATAGTTTACGATGGCTTCAACAAGTTATGAGGAAATATGAACTCAGAAAACGCACTAAAGATGATGAACCATTAATTAGATTTGAAACTCCAGCAGGTAAACAAATGCAAGTTGATTGGGTAGAGTTTCCCAAAGATAATCTTTCAGCATTTGTTGCAACAATGGGTTATAGTAGGGCATCTTATGTTGAATATGTGGATAATGAAAAAGTTGAAACATTATTAGGATGCCATAGAAGATAG